Within Chloroflexota bacterium, the genomic segment GCTACGTATACGATGGCGACACGTTGCTATACGAATGGGTGTGCTCCACGGGGCGCCGCAGCTCGCCGACCAAACCGGGCACCTACTACATTCAAAGCAAGATACGGACGGCATACGGGTCCGCCTGGGACATCTGGATGCCCTACTGGCTGGGCATCTACTGGGCGGGCAGCACGGAGAACGGGTTCCATGGCCTGCCGTGGAACGCCACCACCGGACGCCCCACCTGGGCCGGCCTGGTCGGGACGCCCATCACGTACGGCTGCATCATGCTGAGCAACGAGAACGCCAAGATCCTATGGGAGATGGCCTACATCGGCATGCCGATCATCATCGAATACTGATGGTCGGCATACGAAGCGAAGGAGCACGGTTCTTATGGTGGATGTGAAGGAGACGACGTTAACGCGAGCGCGATACGATCGTATCGCGCCTTTATATGACCTCATGGAGGCGCTGGCCGAGCGACGATACAACGACTGGCGGCAGCGCGTCTGGTCGCTGGTGACCGGACCGCGGGTGCTGGAGGTCGGAGTGGGGACGGGCAAGAACATGCCCTACTACCCTTCGGGGATACAGGTGACCGGCGTGGATCTGAGCGCCAGGATGCTGGACCGGGCCCGCCGGCGAGCGGAACGCCTGGGCCGCTCCGTGACCCTGTTGCAGATGGATGCCCAAGCGCTGGAGTTCCCAGATGACGCCTTCGACGGAGCGGTGGCCACCTTCGTATTCTGCTCGGTGCCCGATCCCGTGTTGGGGCTGCAAGAGATGGCACGAGTGGTCAGGCCAGGGGGACGCGTGGTGCTGCTGGAGCACGTGCGCTCCGAGCACCCCATCCTGGGGCGGCTCATGGATCTGCTGGATCCGGTGATCGCGCGGCTGATGGGGCCACACATCAACCGACGAACGGTGGACAACGTTCGCCGGGCGGGCCTGGACATCGAACGTGTGGACGATCTGGGGGCCAGGGGGATCTTCAAACTGATCGTGGCCCGGGTGAGCGAGGAGAACGGGAAAGAGGAGGCGACGGATTCCCAGGAGAGGCGCACATGAAGAGGGTTCGCGCCATAGGCTGGCTGGCGATCGCCGTATTGGTGCTGGTGTTCGTGCTGGTGGCATACGGAGCCCGACGCCCCGATATCGCGCTCTCGGCCACGCAGCACGACTTCGGCGATATCGAGCAGGGCCAGGTGGCCGTGACCGAGATCACCGTGTCCAATATGGGCGCGGGCGACCTGAAGATCGAATCGGTGTCCACCTCGTGCGGCTGCACCTCGGCCCGGGTGGAGCCCACAGTGATCCCGCCCGGCGGTGAGGGCAAACTGATCATTCGGTACGATTCCGGGGTTCACCCGGACAACGGACGGATACGCCGCTACATCTACATCGCCTCCAACGATCCCGACGAGCCAGAGGCTCAGGTGATCGTCACGGCCAACGTGCAGGCCCCCGCGCCGTAGAGGAAGCCCCATGACCACATCTGAACAATTGTTCAGCCGAGACGATTTGACAAAGGGTCCAAACGCCAGTAAAATTTCACCAACTTCGAGGAAAAGGTGTTCTCGTGCCCCGGATGGCTTCTTGGGGACATCACATGTCTCGTGCTCTGCCACTCATGTGCATCTGTACATAGCGGGCGCCGATGGCGCTCCGCGGCATACGCGCGCTCACGGCGGTATGCCATCCGGGGGAGAATCATCGGCGCTCGCTGCGCCTGATCTGGATCTGGGCGATGGGATCTTCCCTGGCCGAGGATATGACAGGCACAGTTGGGGGCACGATGACGTGAGAACACCGGTCAGAATCGGTGGTCCATCCTGGTGTGGGTGGGCCGCTTAACCATATTCCACCCTTTCCCCTTCTTTGGCTTGTAGGAGACTCGTCGCCCGACACCCCGGGTTTTGCGAGTCTCTTTTTGTTTTCCGAACACCCCACAGGAGGAGGTTGCACGATGACAGCCGCGAACATGAAACAGTCCACTCACCCCGGCGCGTGGGTCAGCCAGCATACGCTGTTGGGGTTGCTGGCCGCCATCGCCAGCATCGTTATCCTCGCCTGGCTGACTCAAGTCAACACCACCCTGGCTATCTTCTGGCTCTTCGGCCTGGGATATGGATTCGTGGTCCAGCGCAGCCGATTCTGCTTCACATCCGCATTCCGAGATCTGTTCCTGCTACGAGACGGCCGCCTGATGAAGGGCGTGCTCCTGGGACTCGCCATCGCCAGCCTGGGGTTCGCGCTCATCATGTACAAGGCCGTGCCCGACCCGACCCAGGGCATCGCGGGGAACGTGTACCCGACGGGATGGCACACGCTCCTGGGAGGGCTGCTGTTCGGCACCGGGATGGTCGTCGCGGGCGGCTGCGCCTCGGGGACCCTCTACCGCATGGGCGAGGGGTACGTCGCCCAGTGGGTTGCCTTGATCGGCATGCTGGTCGGCTCGTTCCTGTTGGCGCTGAGCTGGGAGTGGTGGTGGCCAGCCGTGGTCTCCCAGCAGCCCAAGGTATGGTTCCCTCGGGTGATGGGATGGGGAGGGGCGCTGAGCATCACGCTCCTGATCCTGCTGGCGCTCTACCTGCTGGTCATCTGGTGGGAGACACGGGCCGGCGGCGTGACCGTGCGGCGCGAGGCGCCCCCGCCGGCGGAGACGTTCGGGCAGCGTCTCCGAGCCGGGTGGAACAGCCTCTTCGTCCACGCATGGCCGGCATTGGTGGGCGGCGCCTCCCTGGGCGTGCTGAACATCCTGGAGTACCTCTACAAGAAGCCCTGGGGCATCACCACGGCGGTCTCCCGCTGGTCCGGTTGGATCGCCTACGTGCTGGGATATCCGGCCCAGAACCTGCTGTACTTCGGCGACAAGCCCGCCGGCAAGCAGCTGTTGAGCCACATCCCCTGGCAGAGCGGTGGCAGCCTGCTGAACTGGGGGCTGATCTTCGGCGCTTTCGTGGCGGCCCTCCTGGCCGGCGAGTTCAAGATCCGCTTCGCCCCCGGCCGACGCTACGTGCAATCCTTCATCGGGGGCATCGCGATGGGATACGGAGCACGCCTCGCCATGGGGTGCAACATCGGAGGATTCTTCTCCGCCATCCCCTCGCTGGCGCTGAACGGCTGGGTCTTTGGCCTGGGGCTGTTCGGCGGCGCCTGGCTGGGGGTGCAGATCATCCGACGCCTGCCGTGAATAAGGGCCCCAAGCAATGGATAGAGGAACCGCTCAGAACCTGGACAATCCACCGACAGCAGGCTGAGTCCCTATGCTCAACCTGCGGCAGCCCCCACGCTGCCGCAGCCAGCCTATTGCGCAAGCTTTATCCGATTTTCTCTATGAGGAGGTGAACAAGATGAAACTCGACGTCCGAGGAGAGATCTGCCCTTACCCGATGCTGAAGGCCGTGGAAGCGATGAAGCGTCTGCCGGAGGGGGAGATCCTGGAGGTGATCACCGATCATGCCCCGGCGTTGGAGACGATCCCGACGCAGGCTCATCGGCTGGGCTTCAAAGCGGAGATCCGGCAGACCGGCAATCCGGAATGGGTGATCGTACTGACAAGAGAAGAGGCGTCGGAGTAACTCACGAGCGAAAAGCGGTGGTAGGGGCCGGGCCTGATCAGAAGCCCGGTCCCTTTCCTCTACCAACAGTCCGCTCGCCAACCCTCGAGAGGGGCTCCCGTGCGCCCCTTATCCCCTCAGCCTCCTCCCTGAGCGGTCTTCACAGAATCTTCATACTCCCTTCAAGAGCCCGCCATGGTGGCCGGTTATCATAGGGCTGACGATAGGAATTTCCAGGACAGGCCATGTCCAACGACAAGTAGCTGGTACAAAGACCGGTCCCCTCAGCGGGGATCATGACGCCAGCCAGCCCTTGGCAGATGAGGAGGAGGTAAGGATGATGATGGGATTTGGCTTCGGCGGCTTGGGCCTGATCTTCATGCTCATCTTCTGGGTGGTGATCATCGGGCTGGCCCTGTGGCTGCTCAGCAGCCTCTTCCCCCAAGCCACCCGTTCGACGCAGCCTCGGACGCCCGCACAACAACCGCCCGAGTCCCCTCTGGAGATCCTCAAACGGCGCTATGCAAGCGGTGAGATCTCCAAGGCGGAATATGAGCAGATGCGTCAAGACCTGGAGAGGTGAAGCACAGCCCGGAGCAGCAATGGTGCCCCAACGAAGAGCCGATGCTCACGAAGCGCTTCTCCCCAGCCATAAACGATCCTTTCAGAAAGATCAACTTAGGAGATCAGACAAAATGGC encodes:
- a CDS encoding methyltransferase domain-containing protein: MVDVKETTLTRARYDRIAPLYDLMEALAERRYNDWRQRVWSLVTGPRVLEVGVGTGKNMPYYPSGIQVTGVDLSARMLDRARRRAERLGRSVTLLQMDAQALEFPDDAFDGAVATFVFCSVPDPVLGLQEMARVVRPGGRVVLLEHVRSEHPILGRLMDLLDPVIARLMGPHINRRTVDNVRRAGLDIERVDDLGARGIFKLIVARVSEENGKEEATDSQERRT
- a CDS encoding DUF1573 domain-containing protein: MKRVRAIGWLAIAVLVLVFVLVAYGARRPDIALSATQHDFGDIEQGQVAVTEITVSNMGAGDLKIESVSTSCGCTSARVEPTVIPPGGEGKLIIRYDSGVHPDNGRIRRYIYIASNDPDEPEAQVIVTANVQAPAP
- a CDS encoding YeeE/YedE family protein — protein: MTAANMKQSTHPGAWVSQHTLLGLLAAIASIVILAWLTQVNTTLAIFWLFGLGYGFVVQRSRFCFTSAFRDLFLLRDGRLMKGVLLGLAIASLGFALIMYKAVPDPTQGIAGNVYPTGWHTLLGGLLFGTGMVVAGGCASGTLYRMGEGYVAQWVALIGMLVGSFLLALSWEWWWPAVVSQQPKVWFPRVMGWGGALSITLLILLALYLLVIWWETRAGGVTVRREAPPPAETFGQRLRAGWNSLFVHAWPALVGGASLGVLNILEYLYKKPWGITTAVSRWSGWIAYVLGYPAQNLLYFGDKPAGKQLLSHIPWQSGGSLLNWGLIFGAFVAALLAGEFKIRFAPGRRYVQSFIGGIAMGYGARLAMGCNIGGFFSAIPSLALNGWVFGLGLFGGAWLGVQIIRRLP
- a CDS encoding sulfurtransferase TusA family protein, coding for MKLDVRGEICPYPMLKAVEAMKRLPEGEILEVITDHAPALETIPTQAHRLGFKAEIRQTGNPEWVIVLTREEASE
- a CDS encoding SHOCT domain-containing protein → MMGFGFGGLGLIFMLIFWVVIIGLALWLLSSLFPQATRSTQPRTPAQQPPESPLEILKRRYASGEISKAEYEQMRQDLER